The following proteins are encoded in a genomic region of Chryseobacterium cucumeris:
- a CDS encoding diphthine--ammonia ligase, which translates to MKPKALFNWSSGKDSSLALYKILKEDQYEISTLLTSINQEFQRISMHGVHVSLLEKQAESLGIPLIKMELPKEPSMEEYQQIMSKTMTEIQAQGITHSIFGDIFLEDLRKYREDQLNAIGMKALFPLWKQNTTDLISEFLDLGFKTIVTCVNGSYLDKNFAGRIIDQQFIDDLPENVDPCGENGEFHTFTFDGPIFKNPVEFKIGETVKKTYPKPKTSPEEEDGEYVFWFSDLILR; encoded by the coding sequence ATGAAACCAAAAGCATTATTCAACTGGAGCAGCGGAAAAGACTCTTCCCTTGCTCTTTATAAAATACTAAAGGAGGATCAATATGAGATTTCTACACTGCTTACCAGCATCAATCAGGAGTTTCAAAGGATTTCTATGCATGGAGTTCATGTATCGCTTTTAGAAAAACAGGCAGAAAGCCTTGGGATTCCTTTGATCAAAATGGAACTTCCAAAAGAACCATCCATGGAAGAATACCAACAGATCATGAGTAAGACAATGACTGAAATTCAGGCTCAGGGCATTACCCATTCCATTTTCGGAGATATTTTTCTGGAAGACCTGCGAAAATACAGGGAAGACCAATTAAATGCTATCGGTATGAAAGCCTTATTTCCTCTATGGAAACAAAATACAACTGACCTCATCAGTGAATTTCTGGACCTTGGTTTTAAAACGATTGTAACATGTGTGAACGGATCTTATCTTGATAAAAACTTCGCCGGAAGGATTATTGATCAGCAATTCATTGATGACCTTCCTGAAAATGTAGATCCGTGCGGAGAAAACGGAGAGTTCCATACCTTTACTTTTGATGGACCTATTTTCAAAAATCCTGTTGAATTCAAAATCGGGGAAACCGTCAAAAAGACTTATCCTAAGCCTAAAACAAGTCCTGAAGAAGAAGACGGAGAATATGTTTTCTGGTTCAGTGACCTGATATTAAGATAA
- a CDS encoding serine hydrolase domain-containing protein — translation MIKNLLFLSFFCFLFSCTTTEGPKIAPVDKKAIIDSTISAFQKTLLEQQIDSAFKKYHFNGSIAVFKDTIPLYRRENGYSDFKKKTKIDSNTIFAIGSVSKQFTAVLILLQMEHGKLNVTDKASKYLKEFQIKEYENITIHQLLNHTSGLNLMGGKLMFKSGSDFYYSNDGFNALGKIVEKVSGKSYHENALELFKKAGMSHSSTGDIFKGNNFASAYVGTPAKFSEVPNMPKRLGGSEIGTPAGGILSTIEDLHLWNNALYSGKILKPETLKLFMAKSAERRHAIFGKMGYAYGIMLNIGQPNSYFHSGYVKGSPSLNIYYPDTKTSVIILSNIADEERGKGAIFRPHIEVKRITDHLENTLTQLRIKH, via the coding sequence GTGATCAAAAATTTATTATTCCTGTCTTTTTTCTGTTTTTTATTTTCCTGTACAACAACTGAGGGTCCAAAAATTGCCCCGGTTGATAAAAAAGCAATTATAGACTCTACCATCTCAGCTTTTCAGAAAACACTTTTGGAACAACAGATTGATTCTGCTTTTAAAAAGTATCATTTCAATGGAAGCATTGCTGTTTTTAAAGACACCATTCCTCTTTACAGAAGAGAAAACGGATATTCTGATTTTAAGAAGAAAACTAAAATTGACAGCAATACCATTTTTGCGATAGGATCTGTGAGCAAACAATTTACCGCTGTTTTAATCTTACTTCAGATGGAGCATGGAAAACTGAATGTGACAGATAAGGCTTCAAAATACCTGAAGGAATTTCAGATCAAAGAATATGAAAACATTACGATTCACCAACTGTTAAACCACACTTCAGGATTGAACCTGATGGGTGGAAAGCTGATGTTTAAAAGCGGATCAGATTTCTATTACTCCAACGATGGTTTTAATGCACTTGGAAAAATTGTGGAAAAAGTCTCCGGAAAATCCTATCATGAAAATGCATTGGAACTTTTTAAAAAAGCAGGAATGTCCCATTCTTCAACAGGAGACATTTTCAAAGGAAATAACTTTGCCAGTGCTTATGTTGGTACTCCTGCTAAATTCTCTGAGGTTCCCAATATGCCGAAAAGATTAGGCGGGTCGGAAATCGGAACACCTGCCGGAGGAATACTGTCTACCATTGAAGATCTTCATTTATGGAATAATGCTCTGTACAGCGGGAAAATTCTAAAACCCGAAACCTTGAAACTCTTCATGGCCAAAAGTGCGGAAAGACGCCATGCTATCTTTGGGAAAATGGGTTATGCTTACGGAATTATGCTTAACATCGGCCAACCCAATTCCTATTTCCACAGTGGTTATGTAAAAGGTTCTCCTTCTTTAAATATTTATTATCCGGACACCAAAACGTCTGTGATTATTCTGTCTAATATTGCAGATGAAGAAAGAGGAAAAGGCGCGATCTTCAGACCTCATATTGAAGTAAAAAGGATCACTGATCATCTTGAGAATACGCTTACACAGCTCAGGATAAAACATTAA
- a CDS encoding 2'-5' RNA ligase family protein: protein MKKMYFIAVYPPQEIIEEIKVFKKDLATNYANSKALKNEAHITLFPPFSREIELEEDIHIAFQKINTEIIPFEVELDGFGSFPNPKNPVLYIQPKESSQLTKLYHRVKERFNFAKYSFNPHMTVGYRDLTWENYLKAWEKYENMEYKTKFLVDKIILLRHDGRWVPIAEKKLEK, encoded by the coding sequence ATGAAAAAAATGTATTTCATTGCAGTTTATCCGCCGCAGGAGATTATTGAGGAAATAAAAGTCTTTAAAAAAGATCTGGCAACCAATTATGCCAATTCCAAGGCTTTGAAAAATGAAGCACATATTACACTCTTCCCTCCCTTTTCAAGAGAAATTGAGCTGGAGGAGGATATTCATATTGCTTTTCAGAAGATCAATACTGAAATTATACCTTTTGAAGTAGAACTGGATGGTTTTGGAAGCTTTCCCAATCCTAAAAATCCTGTCCTCTATATTCAGCCCAAAGAAAGTAGTCAATTAACAAAACTTTATCATAGGGTAAAAGAGCGTTTTAATTTCGCAAAGTATTCGTTTAATCCGCATATGACTGTAGGATACAGAGATCTGACCTGGGAAAATTATCTTAAAGCCTGGGAAAAATATGAAAACATGGAATACAAAACTAAATTCTTAGTAGATAAAATAATACTTCTTCGCCATGACGGACGGTGGGTACCCATAGCAGAGAAAAAACTGGAAAAATAA
- a CDS encoding M64 family metallopeptidase: MKKTLLSLLIGSSCFAQTFETVPLLQNGDNSKRIVIAVLGDGFTAAQQTAFTTSAQNTINYLFTKSPYTEYKNYFNAYAVKVISTESGVKHPGTAADVAEPVIPVTNPNNYLGSTFDVGVHRCIYSNTTNKVGQVLAANIPDYDITYVLGNSTEYGGCGGTYAFASLNGSSNEIVVHELGHSFGKLADEYWFSGSLESPNKTQNSNPATIKWKNWVGLNGVGVYAHAESPSWFRPHQSCEMRYLNQQFCSVCKEAIIERIHTLVSPVDSYTPANNTAVDATSNVTFTVNEILPIPNTLVNSWSLNGTALGATGNSITITPGQLNNGNNTLILSVVDNNPLLKVDNHSTLHVTNVSWTLSKSTLKLSEVKAEERRFSIYPNPTGGEFFIKGKQGFSKDVKVEVYDASGKLIPSRFELNDSAIRVDIKNYPTGTYLLNVKENKNLIISQKIIKE, translated from the coding sequence ATGAAAAAAACTTTATTATCCCTTTTAATAGGAAGCAGTTGTTTTGCCCAGACTTTTGAGACCGTTCCGCTATTACAGAACGGGGACAACAGTAAGCGGATTGTTATTGCAGTGTTGGGAGACGGGTTTACCGCTGCACAGCAAACTGCTTTTACAACATCGGCTCAGAATACGATCAACTATCTTTTTACGAAAAGTCCTTATACAGAATATAAGAATTACTTTAATGCCTATGCGGTAAAAGTAATTTCCACAGAATCAGGAGTAAAGCATCCCGGAACCGCAGCAGATGTTGCAGAACCTGTAATTCCTGTAACTAATCCCAATAACTATCTTGGGTCTACTTTCGATGTAGGAGTTCACAGATGTATATACAGCAATACTACCAATAAAGTAGGACAGGTTCTGGCCGCCAATATCCCGGATTATGATATTACTTATGTGCTGGGTAATTCTACAGAATACGGAGGTTGTGGCGGTACCTATGCTTTTGCTTCACTCAACGGTTCTTCCAATGAAATTGTAGTGCATGAACTGGGACATTCCTTTGGAAAATTGGCCGATGAATATTGGTTTTCCGGTTCGCTGGAATCTCCCAATAAAACACAAAATTCTAATCCGGCAACGATAAAATGGAAAAACTGGGTAGGATTAAATGGGGTAGGAGTATATGCCCATGCTGAAAGCCCAAGCTGGTTCAGACCCCATCAGAGCTGTGAAATGAGATATCTTAACCAGCAGTTCTGCTCTGTGTGTAAAGAGGCAATTATTGAAAGGATTCATACTCTGGTTTCCCCTGTGGATTCCTATACTCCGGCCAATAATACAGCCGTTGATGCTACATCCAATGTTACCTTCACTGTGAATGAAATTCTTCCCATTCCGAACACGCTGGTCAATTCATGGAGCTTAAACGGAACGGCTCTGGGAGCAACGGGAAATAGCATAACGATTACTCCCGGACAACTTAACAACGGAAATAATACTTTGATATTATCGGTAGTGGATAACAATCCGCTTTTAAAAGTAGACAATCACAGCACACTCCATGTTACCAATGTTTCATGGACACTGAGCAAATCAACTCTTAAACTCTCAGAAGTCAAAGCGGAAGAGCGTCGTTTCAGTATTTACCCTAATCCTACAGGTGGCGAATTTTTTATTAAGGGCAAACAGGGCTTTTCAAAAGATGTAAAAGTAGAAGTGTATGACGCTTCAGGAAAACTTATTCCATCCAGATTTGAACTGAATGATTCTGCAATACGGGTTGATATTAAAAACTATCCGACAGGTACGTATCTGTTGAATGTAAAAGAAAATAAAAACCTGATCATTTCTCAGAAAATCATTAAAGAATAA
- the ruvC gene encoding crossover junction endodeoxyribonuclease RuvC → MISEKIILGIDPGTTVMGFGIISVKKGKMEMVSIHELILKKYPNHETKLKYIFERTLSLIDEFHPDEVALEAPFYGKNVQSMLKLGRAQGVAMAASLYRNIPITEYSPKKIKMAITGNGNASKEQVAGMLQNLLKLKEFPTKYLDASDGLAVAVCHHFNSGTIADTKSYSGWESFLKQNPDRLK, encoded by the coding sequence ATGATTTCAGAGAAAATAATTTTAGGAATTGACCCGGGGACAACGGTAATGGGATTTGGTATCATCTCCGTAAAAAAAGGAAAAATGGAGATGGTTTCTATTCATGAACTTATCCTGAAAAAATATCCCAATCACGAAACCAAGCTGAAGTATATTTTTGAAAGAACCCTTTCTCTTATTGATGAGTTTCATCCTGATGAAGTAGCTCTTGAAGCTCCTTTCTATGGGAAAAACGTTCAGAGTATGCTAAAACTTGGCCGTGCTCAGGGCGTTGCTATGGCAGCCAGTCTTTACAGAAATATTCCTATAACCGAATATTCTCCAAAAAAAATCAAAATGGCGATCACCGGAAACGGAAATGCCAGCAAGGAACAGGTAGCAGGAATGCTTCAGAACCTTCTTAAATTAAAGGAGTTTCCTACAAAATATTTAGATGCTTCCGATGGTCTTGCCGTAGCTGTATGTCATCATTTTAATTCCGGGACAATAGCAGATACGAAATCGTATTCCGGATGGGAGAGCTTTCTTAAACAAAATCCGGACAGATTGAAATAG